A part of Perognathus longimembris pacificus isolate PPM17 chromosome 18, ASM2315922v1, whole genome shotgun sequence genomic DNA contains:
- the Rpp38 gene encoding ribonuclease P protein subunit p38, with protein sequence MAEAEAPQAPRRGSVRKARPLVVKTSLNNPYAICWSTLQREDMYFILQSIEDRFVSVGLQKVEDRKKRRKPSREGCSSGVDSGGPGKEKQPEAGQRVSGWSPLHIRRQLAIGVNEVTKALERGELLLVLVCKSVKPAIITSHLVQLSLSRDVPACQVPRLSERLAPVLGLKCLLALGFKKSTTDFAEQVEAILPRVPRLYVPWLLDRLGAAGDSDSSESHNEESLAASSPDPGKRKRKSEGREASGVALQPLKVKKLIPNPNKIRKPPKNKKPMSK encoded by the coding sequence ATGGCGGAGGCTGAGGCCCCGCAGGCTCCCCGGCGGGGATCTGTCCGCAAGGCGAGGCCTCTGGTGGTGAAGACGTCCCTGAACAACCCATATGCCATCTGCTGGAGCACCCTGCAGAGGGAGGACATGTACTTCATCCTGCAGAGCATCGAGGACAGGTTCGTGTCTGTGGGACTCCAGAAAGTCGAggacaggaagaaaaggaggaagccgAGCAGAGAAGGCTGCAGCTCGGGGGTGGACAGTGGTGGGCCTGGGAAGGAGAAGCAGCCTGAGGCCGGCCAGCGGGTGTCGGGGTGGTCGCCCCTGCACATCCGGAGGCAGCTGGCCATCGGCGTCAACGAGGTCACCAAGGCCCTGGAGAGGGGCGAGCTGCTCCTGGTCCTGGTGTGCAAGTCCGTCAAGCCTGCCATCATCACCTCCCACCTGGTCCAGCTGAGCCTAAGCAGAGACGTGCCCGCCTGTCAGGTGCCCCGGCTCAGCGAGAGGCTGGCCCCCGTCCTGGGCTTGAAATGCCTGCTGGCCTTGGGGTTCAAGAAGAGCACCACCGACTTCGCCGAGCAAGTGGAGGCCATCCTTCCCAGGGTGCCCCGCCTGTACGTGCCGTGGCTGCTGGACAGGCTCGGGGCCGCTGGAGACAGTGACTCCTCAGAAAGCCACAACGAGGAGAGCCTGGCGGCCTCCTCCCCAGACCCAGGAAAGCGCAAGAGGAAATCGGAGGGGAGGGAGGCTTCTGGGGTGGCCTTGCAGCCTCTTAAAGTGAAGAAACTCATTCCCAACCCTAATAAGATTAGGAAGCCACCCAAAAATAAGAAGCCCATGTCAAAGTAA